In the genome of Actinomadura graeca, one region contains:
- a CDS encoding ATP-dependent DNA helicase UvrD2 codes for MLAESVLAGLDPDQRAVAEAVQGPVCVLAGAGTGKTRAITHRIAYATLTGVVTPQRVLAVTFTTRAAGELRSRLRTLGAPGVQARTFHAAALRQLTYFWPRVVGGEPPKIIDSKIGLVADAARACRLSYGRTELRDIAGEIEWAKVTQNRPEDYPGAVARAGRRPSADVVDVARVYAMYEQLRRERNLLDFEGMLELTAAVLTEHREVANQVREQYRYFVVDEFQDVNPLQRMLLDTWLGDRDDLCVVGDPNQTIYSFTGASPSHLLDFTRRHPDAKVVRLVRDYRSTPQVVRLANGVIGAARHRPREGARGPALELVAQRPDGPDPVFNEYDDEVAEADDAARRARKLIDEGVPAREIAILYRINAQSETYEAALSSAGVPYVLRGAERFFERPEVREAVVRLRGAARAGADAETDGTGLILTVRHVLSGAGFSDRPPEGAGAARARWESLAALAQLAEDMAADDPKAGLPEFVAELEERAAAQHAPPLEGVTLASLHAAKGLEWDAVFLVGLAEGTLPIVYAETPEQIEEERRLLYVGITRARVHLALSWALSRSPGGARRRRPSRFLDGLSGKTTTHTPAPADRTKRRAAKGPQPCRVCGRPLTAAVERKLGRCEDCPSELNEELLIALREWRAEVSAEQRIPAYVVFTDATLQAIAEHAPESLEELARIPGVGKVKLDRYGETVLALCGA; via the coding sequence ATGTTGGCAGAGTCGGTGCTGGCGGGACTCGACCCCGACCAGCGGGCGGTCGCGGAAGCGGTGCAGGGCCCGGTGTGCGTGCTGGCAGGTGCGGGCACCGGCAAGACGCGGGCCATCACGCACCGCATCGCCTACGCCACGCTCACCGGCGTGGTCACGCCGCAGCGGGTGCTGGCAGTGACGTTCACCACCCGCGCGGCGGGGGAGCTGCGCAGCCGGCTGCGCACGCTCGGCGCGCCCGGCGTGCAGGCGCGGACGTTCCACGCGGCGGCGCTGCGCCAGCTCACCTACTTCTGGCCGCGCGTCGTCGGCGGCGAGCCGCCCAAGATCATCGACTCGAAGATCGGGCTGGTGGCGGACGCGGCGCGCGCGTGCCGGCTGTCGTACGGGCGCACCGAGCTGCGCGACATCGCCGGTGAGATCGAGTGGGCGAAGGTCACCCAGAACCGTCCCGAGGACTATCCCGGCGCGGTCGCGCGCGCGGGGCGCAGGCCGTCCGCCGACGTCGTGGACGTGGCCCGTGTCTACGCCATGTACGAACAGCTCAGGCGCGAACGCAACCTCCTCGACTTCGAGGGGATGCTGGAGCTGACGGCAGCGGTCCTCACCGAGCACCGCGAGGTCGCGAACCAGGTCCGCGAGCAGTACCGGTACTTCGTCGTGGACGAGTTCCAGGACGTCAACCCGCTGCAGCGGATGCTCCTCGACACCTGGCTCGGCGACCGCGACGACCTGTGCGTCGTCGGCGACCCCAACCAGACGATCTACTCCTTCACCGGCGCGAGCCCGTCGCACCTGCTCGACTTCACCCGCCGGCACCCGGACGCGAAGGTGGTCAGGCTCGTCCGCGACTACCGGTCCACGCCGCAGGTCGTGCGGCTCGCGAACGGCGTGATCGGCGCCGCCCGCCACCGCCCGCGCGAGGGCGCCCGCGGGCCCGCGCTGGAGCTGGTGGCGCAGCGCCCGGACGGCCCCGACCCCGTCTTCAACGAGTACGACGACGAGGTCGCCGAGGCCGACGACGCGGCGCGGCGCGCCCGCAAGCTCATCGACGAGGGCGTCCCGGCGCGGGAGATCGCGATCCTCTACCGGATCAACGCCCAGTCCGAGACGTACGAGGCGGCCCTGTCCTCGGCGGGCGTCCCCTACGTGCTGCGCGGCGCGGAACGGTTCTTCGAGCGCCCCGAGGTGCGCGAGGCGGTCGTCCGGCTCCGCGGCGCGGCCCGCGCGGGCGCCGACGCCGAGACCGACGGCACGGGCCTGATACTGACCGTCCGGCACGTCCTGTCCGGAGCGGGCTTCTCCGACCGGCCGCCCGAGGGCGCGGGCGCCGCGCGCGCGCGCTGGGAGTCGCTCGCCGCGCTGGCGCAGCTCGCCGAGGACATGGCGGCCGACGACCCGAAGGCGGGCCTGCCGGAGTTCGTCGCCGAGCTGGAGGAGCGCGCCGCCGCGCAGCACGCCCCGCCGCTGGAGGGCGTCACGCTGGCGTCGCTGCACGCCGCCAAGGGCCTGGAATGGGACGCGGTGTTCCTCGTCGGCCTCGCCGAGGGCACCCTGCCGATCGTCTACGCGGAGACGCCCGAGCAGATCGAGGAGGAGCGCCGCCTGCTGTACGTGGGCATCACCCGCGCCCGCGTCCACCTGGCGCTGTCGTGGGCGCTGTCGCGCTCGCCCGGCGGCGCGCGCCGCCGCCGCCCGTCCCGGTTCCTGGACGGCCTCTCCGGCAAGACCACCACCCACACCCCGGCCCCCGCCGACCGGACGAAGCGCCGCGCGGCCAAGGGCCCGCAGCCGTGCCGGGTGTGCGGGCGGCCGCTCACCGCCGCCGTCGAGCGCAAGCTCGGCCGCTGCGAGGACTGCCCGTCCGAGCTGAACGAGGAGCTGCTCATCGCGCTGCGGGAGTGGCGCGCCGAGGTGTCGGCGGAGCAGCGGATCCCCGCCTACGTGGTCTTCACGGACGCGACCCTCCAGGCGATCGCCGAGCACGCCCCGGAGTCGCTGGAGGAACTCGCCCGCATCCCCGGCGTGGGCAAGGTCAAGCTCGACCGTTACGGCGAGACCGTCCTCGCCCTCTGCGGCGCGTGA
- the tesB gene encoding acyl-CoA thioesterase II, with protein sequence MKESLKSLLDLLDLEQIENDIFRGRSPEDRQQRVFGGQVAGQALVAAGRTVPVNRPVHSLHAYFIRPGDPLVPLVYTVDRVRDGRSFTTRRVVAIQHGKAIFTLSASFQIAEDGPHHQAPMPDAPAPETLPTALERLTPLFGEAGARAFTEQRPFDVRHATPLTWEAAKDPSLATPETRVWLKVDGELPDDPLLHVCLMTYASDMTLLDTVLLNHGLAWGDKRTMGASLDHAMWFHRPFRADDWLLYSQDTPFAGGARGLARGQVFTHGGELVVSVMQEGLIRVAD encoded by the coding sequence GTGAAGGAGTCACTGAAGTCACTGCTGGACCTCCTCGACCTTGAGCAGATCGAGAACGACATCTTCCGCGGCCGCAGTCCCGAGGACCGCCAGCAGCGGGTCTTCGGCGGCCAGGTCGCCGGGCAGGCGCTGGTCGCCGCGGGGCGCACCGTCCCGGTGAACCGCCCCGTGCACTCGCTGCACGCCTACTTCATCCGCCCGGGCGACCCGCTGGTCCCGCTCGTCTACACCGTCGACCGCGTCCGCGACGGCAGGTCCTTCACCACCCGCCGGGTGGTCGCGATCCAGCACGGCAAGGCGATCTTCACACTGTCGGCGTCCTTCCAGATCGCCGAGGACGGCCCGCACCACCAGGCGCCCATGCCGGACGCGCCCGCCCCCGAGACGCTGCCCACCGCGCTGGAGCGCCTCACCCCCCTGTTCGGCGAGGCGGGCGCCCGCGCGTTCACCGAGCAGCGCCCCTTCGACGTGCGGCACGCGACGCCGCTGACGTGGGAGGCCGCCAAGGACCCGTCCCTGGCCACCCCGGAGACCAGGGTGTGGCTGAAAGTGGACGGCGAGCTCCCCGACGACCCGCTCCTGCACGTCTGCCTGATGACCTACGCGTCCGACATGACGCTGCTCGACACCGTCCTGCTCAACCACGGCCTGGCCTGGGGCGACAAGCGGACGATGGGCGCCAGCCTCGACCACGCGATGTGGTTCCACCGGCCCTTCCGCGCCGACGACTGGCTCCTGTACTCCCAGGACACGCCCTTCGCGGGCGGCGCGCGCGGGCTCGCACGCGGGCAGGTCTTCACCCACGGCGGTGAGCTGGTCGTATCGGTGATGCAGGAGGGCCTCATCCGCGTCGCGGACTGA
- the nudC gene encoding NAD(+) diphosphatase, with protein sequence MTAKDGPLEWLALARGTLDRAALNRRDDRWLARASADPRTRVLIVQDGRALVTYEPAPALVFVPPGRAPDGDRWLLGVDGDGTAYFGVAAPLPAVEGAEPAGLRRVGALLGDRDSGLLTHVVALEHWHAGHRFCPRCGTPTEVASAGHVRVCPADGSQHFPRVDPAVIMLVTDASDRILLARGPQWPADRRSILAGFVEPGESLEQAVAREVDEEVGLPVRDVRYVGSQPWPLPRSLMLGFTAKADGDVPLRPDPEEILDAAWYGREELRAAIDAGDLVAPGPLSIAAQLIKRWYGGSLPDMPHF encoded by the coding sequence GTGACGGCGAAGGACGGCCCCCTGGAGTGGCTGGCCCTGGCGCGCGGCACCCTGGACAGGGCCGCGCTCAACCGCCGCGACGACCGATGGCTCGCCCGCGCGTCGGCCGACCCCCGGACGCGGGTGCTGATCGTCCAGGACGGGCGCGCGCTCGTCACCTACGAACCCGCCCCGGCACTGGTGTTCGTCCCGCCGGGACGGGCCCCGGACGGCGACCGCTGGCTCCTCGGCGTCGACGGCGACGGCACCGCCTACTTCGGCGTCGCGGCGCCGCTGCCCGCCGTCGAGGGCGCCGAGCCGGCCGGGCTCCGGCGGGTCGGCGCGCTGCTCGGCGACCGCGACTCCGGACTGCTCACGCATGTCGTCGCGCTGGAGCACTGGCACGCCGGCCACCGGTTCTGCCCGCGCTGCGGCACCCCCACCGAGGTCGCCTCCGCCGGCCACGTCCGGGTCTGCCCCGCCGACGGCTCGCAGCACTTCCCGCGCGTCGACCCCGCCGTCATCATGCTGGTGACCGACGCGTCCGACCGGATCCTGCTGGCCCGCGGCCCGCAGTGGCCCGCCGACCGCCGCTCGATCCTCGCCGGGTTCGTCGAGCCCGGCGAGTCGCTGGAGCAGGCCGTCGCACGCGAGGTGGACGAGGAGGTCGGCCTCCCCGTCCGCGACGTCCGCTACGTGGGCAGCCAGCCGTGGCCGCTGCCGCGGAGCCTCATGCTCGGCTTCACCGCCAAGGCCGACGGCGACGTCCCGCTGCGCCCGGACCCGGAGGAGATCCTGGACGCCGCCTGGTACGGCCGCGAGGAGCTCCGCGCCGCCATCGACGCCGGGGACCTCGTCGCGCCCGGCCCGCTGTCCATCGCCGCGCAGCTCATCAAGCGCTGGTACGGCGGGAGCCTGCCGGACATGCCGCACTTCTGA
- a CDS encoding WhiB family transcriptional regulator, translating to MQGALAVSEEDLTLPCRTDPELFFAESPADVELAKALCLECPLRRECLAGALERKEPWGVWGGELFVRGVIVPRKRPRGRPRKHPLPDEVTV from the coding sequence ATGCAGGGGGCACTCGCAGTGAGCGAGGAGGACCTCACGCTTCCGTGCCGGACCGACCCGGAGCTGTTCTTCGCCGAGTCTCCCGCCGACGTCGAGCTCGCCAAGGCCCTGTGCCTGGAGTGCCCGCTCCGCAGGGAGTGCCTGGCCGGGGCGCTTGAGCGCAAGGAGCCCTGGGGCGTCTGGGGTGGCGAGCTGTTCGTCCGGGGCGTGATCGTCCCGCGCAAGCGGCCGCGTGGCCGTCCCCGGAAGCACCCGCTGCCGGACGAAGTGACCGTGTGA
- a CDS encoding mycoredoxin yields MATPTTERAKGPAGQLTMYTTSWCGFCRRLKSQLARDGIEMVEVDIERDPAAADYVMSVNGGNQTVPTVTIGDAVVLTNPSAKEVKRHLAALTREV; encoded by the coding sequence ATGGCGACGCCGACCACCGAGCGGGCCAAGGGCCCCGCCGGGCAGCTCACCATGTACACGACGTCCTGGTGCGGCTTCTGCCGCAGGCTCAAGAGCCAGCTCGCCCGCGACGGCATTGAGATGGTCGAGGTCGACATCGAGCGCGATCCGGCCGCGGCCGACTACGTGATGAGCGTCAACGGCGGGAACCAGACGGTCCCGACGGTCACCATCGGCGACGCGGTCGTCCTGACGAACCCGAGCGCCAAGGAAGTGAAGCGGCATCTGGCCGCACTGACCCGCGAGGTCTGA